The Mucilaginibacter rubeus genomic interval TATCGTTCCACTTGCCATCGTTGTTGGAGGCCCGTACCCTGAAGGTGTATTCGCCCGGATCAAGGTTAGTGTAACTGGCTGTTGTTGATGTACCGGCGTTTTTCCATGAATTGCTGAACCCCTCTAATGTATATGAATACCTATTTTGCTGCGGAAGGGTGTAATTAAGAGCAACGAAACTGATAGTAAAGTCCTGTTTATACTTGATGGTTATTTCCCGCTCTTCGCTGATGTTGATCGGCCTGGGATTGTCATGCTCGGGCGAAATACGCTTGCTATCAACACTTAGGGTGGTTAACATAACTGGCGGCAGGTTTTTATTTAGCCTTACATCCGATCCTTTAAAATAGTTAAACCCATCTACCCCACCAAAATAAAGTGTGCCATCGGCAGCAAGAAGGCCCGATCCGTTTAAAAACACATTGTTCTGAAGACCGTTATCATGGCAGTAAACATAAAGCTTTTGGTCTGCCGGATCAATGCGGCCTATGCCCTGGTTAGTACTAAACCATATATTATTCGTTTTATCCTGTAAAATTTTACAGATCACTCCGTTAGGCAGTTGGTTGTTGTATTTAAACGCCGTTATTTTTTTAAGCCGGTGATCATAACGGAAAAGGCCATCACCGTTTGTACCTATCCACATATCATCATTGGCATCTTTTTTCAGGGATAAAACCTCGGCAATTGGTAAACCAGTGTTTGTCGGATTAAAAGTATCAAACAATTTGGTCACCGGGTTATATATCGCAATCCCTGTACCGTATGAGCCTATCCACATATTGCCTTCGCCATCTTCTTCAAAAGCCCTGATATACCCGTTTGACGGAAATCTTTGACCTTTTTCACTTATATCTGCCGGTGTAAACCTGCGAAAACTGTCTGCTTTTGCATCAAAAATATCTACACCAGAGCCGTTGGTGCCAATCCATATGTCGCCAAAGCGGTCTTCCTTAAAACAGAAAATATTGTTTTGGCCGATATGCTGTTTTCCTGTACCACCCGTGAACTGCGAGTAAGCGTTATTTGACGTATTGAGTTTAAAAACCCCGTGACCAAATGTGCCTATCCAAAGTTGCTGCCTATGGTCCAGCAGCATAGCAAGAATTGGCAGGCCAGCCGAATTTATTTGCTCCCTGGGTTTGATAGAGATATGACTGAATCGATTGGTTTTATTGTTAAAGATACTAAGACCGCCTCCGTCAGAACCAACATATAGTTCACTGTCATTTTTTTGCGCAAAGGATGATACAATGGGCGAGCGTAAGCCATACGGGTCTAACTCGGTAGGTTGCACATAGTTAAACAGGGTAAGATTTTTGTCGTACTTGTTTATACCCCCCATATAGGTACCCACCCAATAAATGCCTTTCGGATCGATATAAATGCTGCGGATTGATTTGCTGTTGAGACTATACGGATCGCGCGGGTCGTGGCGGTAACGAACAGATTGCCCTGTATTAATATCCATTACATTAAGGCCGCCTTCCGTTCCCACCCAGATATGATCTTTATCATCGGCAGCAATGCTGTAAACAATATCTCCGCACAATGAATGCTCATCTTTATTATTGTAACAATAATTGACGAAGTGTTCATCATCTTTCGACAACCGGCTTAAACCATTAGATGTGCCAACCCACACGTTGCCTGCCTTATCCTGCGAAACGGTCATTACAACATCTGATGGTAAACTGCCCGAATCATCTTTTTGATGCCGAAAAGCTTTAAAACGCTTACGCGCTTGGTCGTACAGATACAACCCAGAACCTGTGCAAGCCCACATCCTGCCATAGCTATCTTCAAAAATGTAATTTACCGTTTTAACAGGTATTTGGCCGGGTTTGTCGGTTCCGGTCTCAAAATGGCTGATATGCCTGCGGTCGGGGTCAATCACATCGAGGCCATTTACAGTACCTACCCATATATAACCTTTTCTATTTGCACATACGGCAGTAACCACGCCCTGGCTTAAATGCTGTCCCGGTAAAGGTGAAGTAAAGCTTTTAAAAACATCTGCTGCCCTGTCATAATAATATAGGCCATAACCTATGGTGCCAACCCATAGTGTGCCGCTACGATCCATACTCATACCGCTTATCTCGGTAGCCCCTGGCTCTACCTGCCTTTTTATGCCCAGCGGATAAACTTTAAACCTCCTGCCGTCATATCGGTTCAAGCTTTCCGAGGTACCTATCCACATCATTCCATCAACATCTTTAATTATAGTGTTAACAGCATTCCCCATTAAACCCTGTTTGGTGGTCAGTGCGGTAAATTTCAGGTTAGTTTTTTGTGCGTATACCGGGTTGCTAAAAACAGCTAAAACAACCGGTGTAAGTACAACGCACGCAATGATGGCCAGCATGACATACAACGTTCTGCGCGTACACAAATGGGGTACAAAATGCATCATAACAAACAGGGTTATCAATTTCCAATACGGGCAGGCCGCAGAAAAAAATTGTTTATGAACTATGGTTTAAAAATTGGTTTGATTGATGTTTTTGAATAACATCATTATCCAAATTTACATTTTACGATGATGAAACAAGCAAACTTTTGTTCAAAGAAATACCACACTTGTTCAATATCAGTAGTAATTATTGTACAAAAGTGTATTTATAATTTTTCTCACTAACAAAGTAGTGACACGCCTTATCGACAAACGTTGTAAAATCATACTAAAAACTGCGCATATCAATTTTCAGCTAAAGATATCTTTATATTAAGAAAAAGCCTTAAAAATACCAAAAACACTATTGTGAACCATTTAAAGAACGCTCGAACCTGATCAAACTTTTGCTGCGACAAAAGGTCGACATTCGGAATATCCGTACACAAAAAGTAATTTCAATATGTGTAATAAATACAATTAATAGCAATGTAGTCATTTGCCACGATAAACGGCGTTTAAACAATAAAACAACCCGAACAATGCTATTGAATTCACAATACATAAACCTCAATATTCAATTATGAAATCAAAATGCTTACTTGCCCTATCGGCTATCACATTTGCTTGTGGCCTGTGCAGGGCGCAAACTGCTTCGGGCCCTATAGCCGAGGATTTTAAACCATCTACCTTTAATCAGCCCGGACAGGATTATCCTCAGGTAAACTCGCAGGGCTACGCACGCTTTCGCATCAATGCCCCGCAGGCCGACAGTATAAAAGTAAGCCTTGGCCTGGGCGGACGTGGTGGTACTAAGCTTACCAAAGGAGCCGACGGTGTTTGGACAGGCACTACAGAGGGCCCTATGGATGAAGGATTTCACTATTATCATTTAACGATCGACGGAGGGGTATTTAACGATCCGGGCACGTTGAATTTTTATGGTTCCACACGCTCGGAGAGCGGCATTGAAATACCCGCGCACGATCAGGATTTTTACGCGCTTAAAGATGTAACACATGGTAACGTGCAGCAGATCCTTTTCCCATCTAAAAGTACCAATACATCGCGGAGGGCTTTTGTTTATACACCTCCAGGATATGAAAAAGATAAATCAAAAAAATATCCGGTATTATACCTGCAGCATGGCTGGGGCGAGGATGAAACCGCGTGGAGCAACCAAGGGCATGCCAACCTGATTATGGATAATTTAATTGCAAGCGGCAAAATACAGCCGTTTATTATTGTAATAACCTACGGCATGACTAATGGCCTGAGACCGGGGCCCAATGCACTAAGAAATTTTAAGATCGATGATTTTCAAACAGTTTTAACTGATGAACTCATCCCATACGTTGATGCCAGCTTCCGTACGAAGGCAGACAAAGCTCACCGGGCTATGGCTGGCCTGTCAATGGGTGGTATGGAAACTCACATGATCACCCTGAACAAGCCCAATCTTTTTGCTTATTACGCCCTGCTTAGTGGCGGCATTTACACGCCTGATGAGCTAAAGGATAAGGCAAAGCCCAAACTGATATTTATAAGCTGCGGCAGTAAAGAAAGGCCCGAAGGAGTTAAAAATGCAGTGGTTGTATTAAAAAATGCCGGATACAACGCCGTATCGTATATATCCGAAAACACTGCCCACGAGTTTTTGACCTGGCGCAGAAGCCTTTATGAACTTGCCCCCTTGTTGTTTAAAGAATAACAAGCTTACCACACTTTAATTTTCATAAACTCATTCAAAAACAAAAACCCTGCCGCAAATTACCGGCAGGGTTTTATTTTATGACAAGGTTATAGAATTTTAATAACTGATCAAAAGATTTTTAGCATCGACACAATCGGCGTTAATTAATTGTGCTGGGCTAACTGATTAACAGCGCCTGATAAAACAACGTATTGTGCGCAGCCACCTATCGTTACTTCGTTCTCTCCCCAGAAAAACGGCCAGTCTTCCTTGTTCTCCGGAAAATCAGGTTTGAGCAACAGGATACCGGGTACCACACCACCCGCAATAAACCTGAAATCGGCCCGGTTATTACCATAGGTTACTTTTTTTGAACGGCCACCCACCGCCGACACGAATGAAAGGTTGGAGTAAGGATGGCATCCGAAGATATAATTCAGTCCTTTATAAACATATTCGGGGCCAATGATATTAGGGAAATACTTATTGGCATAGTAGTTCGTGATGGCGAAATTGATAACCTGCCCGCTACCACCCCATCCACCCGGAGTAATCGGCACACCATAAGGGTTCTGTTTATCATATTCATCGCATGAGGCTTTATATTTTTGCATATACCCGGCTATTTTATCCTGGTAGTCTCTGTCCATGTAAGGATAGGCGTGCAAGGCGTTTATCATTACGAAACCGGGAAAGCGATCAAGCATTGGCATGATCATCTTTTTGAAATGATCCGCAAATTGTGGCTCTTTTGTTGTGATGTATAATTGAAGCGCGGCGAGCATTTCATTGCCAGCAGCAAACATATTGCGTGCCTTTGCCGCCGAGTCCATATGCATTTTCAAGCTGTCATCTTCGTGCCACAGTTTCAGGGCACATTGCAGGCTTTTGACAGAAAGCGTATCGTTGTAACCTTTCAGCGCCCTGCTGGCGGCAGCGAGAGCGGCAGCTGCCTGATAATCCAGTGCAATGTTCCTGGTGGTAAATGCCCATCGGTCGTCCATCGTACCGCTCGATTTGCCGTCAGTTTGATACGGTTTGAGCAATGGATTATATGGCAGATTATCCGTTTCATTAACCGCGTCTCCGAGGTGATGGTACTGGTGTAAATTGGGTACAATGATTCCGCGCGCTGCGTGGCCTATATTCACAACCTGCGCTACCAAGGCGAGCGTACCATGTTCCAATTGTTGTAAAACATCGGGCTTACCATCGGGCCGGTGTATATCTACGTACCTCGTTGCGTAATCCACATAAGTTTCGTCACGGTCGATCCTAAAATTCTCCCAGGCTTCGGCAAAACTTAATACAACACTGCAGTGTGAAGGCGTTTCAATATCAAAGTCGCCGGCATCAAACCAGCCACCAACATTAAGCCCGGGGATGCGTTCAAGCGGTTTGTATTTAGTATCGGTTGTAGGCCCCATTTTGTAGGTATCAAAATGCTGATGATTGGGAGGGGCCTGCAAGGCATCGTCTAAAAAAGGAGCGCCGTGCCACACGCGATAAGCCTCATTCACCATCATATGATCCATTTGAACAGGGAACCAGACATCCATAGTGGGATGCCCGATATTTTCATAAACATTGGGATTGATCGGGAAAGCGTTGGTTTTTTGATTACCGTAGGCAATGAAATATAAACCGGATTTTTTTACACTGCTAAAATCAAACTTTAGATAATTGTAACGTGTAAAATGCCCCCAGTGCTGTACGTCTGATTTAAGCTGCTCAACATATTTTCCGTCTGCTGTTACTTCAAAAAGGGTCGCAGTTTTTAAAGGCGCATCGCTTTTATCCAACTCTATTACCGCGGTTTTCTGCTGCTCCGGTCGGTAGCCTACCTGCGAAAACTCAATTACCGGCGCGCGCTTCCAGTTAGGTACAGCATTCGGCTCAATATACCAGGTCAGTACTTTGCCGGTTTTACCCGTCGGTAACAGGCTGCGCACAATAAACCATCCGTTTTGCGCAAGGTTCCGGCCGTCAAACAACATCAGATCGGCATCAGTCGATTGAATCTTGATATTGCGTTCGGGATCTTCAGGATCCATTACCAGCGTTTTGCCGGTGGCAAGCGGAGCCGGGTCAATAAATTCGTTGCGGCCACGGTCATCAAACGTGCTAAAGCCTGCAAATTGAGGAACCTTCTGACCTGAAGGAAGTATTTTGGTAGAGCCTGCGGGATACAACGGAAACGCCCCTGGTTTTCCATCAACCAGGAATGTTTTTTCGAAGTAAGCGGACGGTATTACCTCGAGGTTAAAACCAGCCCTTCCGGCTAATTTTTCCGGCACAGGTTTGTCAAGGTATAAACTGAGCTCAACACCGTTACCTTTTGGTATCACGCTGATCCTGGAGTCAAAATCGTAGTCGGCGTAACGCATGGTTACATCTATTCGATGACTAACGCTATCCACTGTACGATTAACCATTGTGGGCACAAGGTCCCACTGCTCGGGTGTGTTTTGAAGCCGCACTGCACCACCGGTAATGGTGCGCACACCATGATGAATCAACTCTACGCCCGCGGTTTTCTCATCCTGAAAAATTCCGTTATACTGATTACTGAATACGAGTACATTTACTCCGGGGGTTTCAAAATAGCCGAGCTTGTTTAGTTTTAGTTTTTGAGCTGTGCCCCGGAGGGATGACAGGCAAAAAACAAATGCCATTATCATTGCCATTACCGGCTTTAATGAGTAAAATTTCAGTTGCATGGTTTATAAGATTGATTAAAGAGGTTTATGATCGGATACTGATTGCAGCCCTACGAAAGTATCCGTACAGGAAATGGATTGCTACCACAAACCAATATTTTGATACCACGAATGTATTTACAGGTCAGCCTGGTCAAAAAGCTATGTAATTGTTACTATCAAGGCCCAAAAGCAGTTTATAACGATTTTCGACACCACCAAACAAACTCAAAATCAATCAATTAAAACCTATCTTGGTAAGATATGGCAATGAACAGTCATATTTAGTGATTATCAGCACGTACGGGTAGGATATTTATTTTTCCGGCTTAAACATTCGTTCTATCATTATCACAATTTGTGTTAACTGCCGAAAAAGCGTTCGCCTACTTTCGGGTATTCCTCGCTACGAGTGAAAACTAACACCATTTAATCCGCTTTAACATACCGTTAATCCGCGCAAATTATCTGCCAGATTAACAGGTGACCCAAATTATGAAGAAGATAGCCTGCCTTACCGCCATGGGCATTTTGCCTGCAATGATGGCCATTTCCCAGCCAGCGCTTAAACACTCGCCAGCGGGCTTTGATACCTACCGCACGGGAATAGCGCACGGAAAATTAGATACCATTACCTATAATTCTAAAACAGTTGAGGCTAAGCGTCGCGCTGTGGTATACCTCCCACCCGGATATACCATAAAAAAAACTTATCCCGTTTTGTACCTGCTGCATGGCATTGGCGGCGATGAATTTGAATGGCTTAACCAAGGCACGCCCCAGGTGATACTGGATAACCTTTATGC includes:
- a CDS encoding two-component regulator propeller domain-containing protein, whose protein sequence is MMHFVPHLCTRRTLYVMLAIIACVVLTPVVLAVFSNPVYAQKTNLKFTALTTKQGLMGNAVNTIIKDVDGMMWIGTSESLNRYDGRRFKVYPLGIKRQVEPGATEISGMSMDRSGTLWVGTIGYGLYYYDRAADVFKSFTSPLPGQHLSQGVVTAVCANRKGYIWVGTVNGLDVIDPDRRHISHFETGTDKPGQIPVKTVNYIFEDSYGRMWACTGSGLYLYDQARKRFKAFRHQKDDSGSLPSDVVMTVSQDKAGNVWVGTSNGLSRLSKDDEHFVNYCYNNKDEHSLCGDIVYSIAADDKDHIWVGTEGGLNVMDINTGQSVRYRHDPRDPYSLNSKSIRSIYIDPKGIYWVGTYMGGINKYDKNLTLFNYVQPTELDPYGLRSPIVSSFAQKNDSELYVGSDGGGLSIFNNKTNRFSHISIKPREQINSAGLPILAMLLDHRQQLWIGTFGHGVFKLNTSNNAYSQFTGGTGKQHIGQNNIFCFKEDRFGDIWIGTNGSGVDIFDAKADSFRRFTPADISEKGQRFPSNGYIRAFEEDGEGNMWIGSYGTGIAIYNPVTKLFDTFNPTNTGLPIAEVLSLKKDANDDMWIGTNGDGLFRYDHRLKKITAFKYNNQLPNGVICKILQDKTNNIWFSTNQGIGRIDPADQKLYVYCHDNGLQNNVFLNGSGLLAADGTLYFGGVDGFNYFKGSDVRLNKNLPPVMLTTLSVDSKRISPEHDNPRPINISEEREITIKYKQDFTISFVALNYTLPQQNRYSYTLEGFSNSWKNAGTSTTASYTNLDPGEYTFRVRASNNDGKWNDTGASLKIIVKPPFWMTIYAYIFYVLLAFGVLLLIRKQGVKKLKRKLHDEQERKAAEARHELDEMKIKFLTNLSHEFRTPISLIMAPVDKLLEQPNTEPVTQQLGVIKRNSRRLLNLVNQLLDFRKLEDNELKLNLIEGEFISFVRDVADSFYDLANRKKINTIFKTTDERLFAKFDHDKVERILFNLLSNAFKFTMPGGQITVEVTAPVVSADGNSYLLNISVADTGTGIAPEQAKHVFDRFYQADAQPAILNQGSGIGLSITRELVQLHGGEISVESEPGKGSVFSLTIALPIINLSQTAISNQNAPKTVAEIIDEDREIKPQPASAANTNRLHVLVVEDNDEMRHYLTENLGANYKVSEAVNGRDGWHKALAVHPDLIVSDISMPYMDGIQLSCKLRSDKRTSHIPIILLTAMTSQKEQLAGLELGVNDYLTKPFNFDILNIKIKNLLHLNKSLKETYQKKIKVIPADMEIESSSERFIKDVVVYIEENINNPKFSVEEISHHFSMSRGSFYSKITELTGEPPVEFIRSIKLDKATILLEKTDLTIAEIAYSIGFSTPHYFTKSFKAKYNILPSEYRVKKVNVKSVA
- a CDS encoding alpha/beta hydrolase-fold protein is translated as MKSKCLLALSAITFACGLCRAQTASGPIAEDFKPSTFNQPGQDYPQVNSQGYARFRINAPQADSIKVSLGLGGRGGTKLTKGADGVWTGTTEGPMDEGFHYYHLTIDGGVFNDPGTLNFYGSTRSESGIEIPAHDQDFYALKDVTHGNVQQILFPSKSTNTSRRAFVYTPPGYEKDKSKKYPVLYLQHGWGEDETAWSNQGHANLIMDNLIASGKIQPFIIVITYGMTNGLRPGPNALRNFKIDDFQTVLTDELIPYVDASFRTKADKAHRAMAGLSMGGMETHMITLNKPNLFAYYALLSGGIYTPDELKDKAKPKLIFISCGSKERPEGVKNAVVVLKNAGYNAVSYISENTAHEFLTWRRSLYELAPLLFKE
- a CDS encoding glycoside hydrolase family 9 protein; the protein is MQLKFYSLKPVMAMIMAFVFCLSSLRGTAQKLKLNKLGYFETPGVNVLVFSNQYNGIFQDEKTAGVELIHHGVRTITGGAVRLQNTPEQWDLVPTMVNRTVDSVSHRIDVTMRYADYDFDSRISVIPKGNGVELSLYLDKPVPEKLAGRAGFNLEVIPSAYFEKTFLVDGKPGAFPLYPAGSTKILPSGQKVPQFAGFSTFDDRGRNEFIDPAPLATGKTLVMDPEDPERNIKIQSTDADLMLFDGRNLAQNGWFIVRSLLPTGKTGKVLTWYIEPNAVPNWKRAPVIEFSQVGYRPEQQKTAVIELDKSDAPLKTATLFEVTADGKYVEQLKSDVQHWGHFTRYNYLKFDFSSVKKSGLYFIAYGNQKTNAFPINPNVYENIGHPTMDVWFPVQMDHMMVNEAYRVWHGAPFLDDALQAPPNHQHFDTYKMGPTTDTKYKPLERIPGLNVGGWFDAGDFDIETPSHCSVVLSFAEAWENFRIDRDETYVDYATRYVDIHRPDGKPDVLQQLEHGTLALVAQVVNIGHAARGIIVPNLHQYHHLGDAVNETDNLPYNPLLKPYQTDGKSSGTMDDRWAFTTRNIALDYQAAAALAAASRALKGYNDTLSVKSLQCALKLWHEDDSLKMHMDSAAKARNMFAAGNEMLAALQLYITTKEPQFADHFKKMIMPMLDRFPGFVMINALHAYPYMDRDYQDKIAGYMQKYKASCDEYDKQNPYGVPITPGGWGGSGQVINFAITNYYANKYFPNIIGPEYVYKGLNYIFGCHPYSNLSFVSAVGGRSKKVTYGNNRADFRFIAGGVVPGILLLKPDFPENKEDWPFFWGENEVTIGGCAQYVVLSGAVNQLAQHN